GTGAAGTGACCGATGCTAATGGTAAAACAGTTTACATTGATCTGGCGAAAAGTATCAATTGGAAGGGTTGGAAAACACTAAATCTGGATCTGTCTGGATTGAATATTGCCTACCCAGCCAAACTGAAACGCTTCTATGTCGTGAATGTAGAGGAAGGACAGGATGAGCGTGCTGCAACTGGTATGATTCAGCTGGATAACATCAAGCTGACCGGAACGACGCAAGCACCAAGCTACACGAATCCAACCGGTTCGCTGGCAATGACTGTTGGCAAAAAGACGGCGACCCTGAACGGTACATCCCAATCGATCGATGCGGCTCCAATGCTGAAGGACAATGCCACTTACATTCCAGTCAAATATATTATTGATGCGTTTGGTGGTCAGGCAAATTGGAATCAAAGCAGCCAGCGAGTGACGATTTTGCGCTCTGGGCAGCTGATGGATTTGACGGTTGGCGATAAGGCTTATGTGCTGAATGGCAAGCGTCAAAGCTCATCTGTTGCACCTGTTGTAGTTTCAGGCAGGACTTTAGTCCCTCTTAGACTCGTGTCAGAACAGCTCGGATTAAACGTAAAATGGGATCAAACAACCAAGACGATTACTATCCAATCATGATAAGTTATAATATGATATAAAAGTATCATTATAAATGACTTACAGAAATGGAGAAGATCAAGTGGAGTTCCACGCTGATGCGATAGATCACGTCATTAAGAACGCGACAAACGTAATGGAAAACAGCAAATACCAGATCTTCGAGATTCTGGACACGTCTCGTCGCGAGCTGTTGTCACTTAATACCGAACTGGAATTGGTATTGCGAGAAACGGCAGAGACAATCGAGAAGGTGGATCAGCTCGAAGTCGGTTATCGCAGTTCCCGAATCAGACTAACTGAGGTAAGTCGTGACTTTGTGCGGTATAATGAAGAAGATATCAAGCAAGCCTACGAAAAGGCGACTCAGCTACAGCTTGATCTGATGATATATCGGGAAAAAGAAATGTATTTGAAAGCCCGCCGCGACGATTTGCAAAAACGGGTGAAGAATGTAGAAAACTCCATTGAGCGAGCCGAAACGATTGGCTCGCAGATGGGGGTTGTACTGGAATATCTGTCCGGTGAGCTGAATCAGGTAACACGCATTATTGAATCAGCCAAAAATCGGCAGCTGATCGGCCTCAAAATTATTTTGGCGCAGGAAGATGAGCGTAAGCGTATTTCCCGTGAAATCCATGATGGACCTGCACAATTGCTTGCAAATCTAGTTCTTAGGACCGAAATTGTAGAAAGAATGATTGCAAAGCAGGATTATTCAATGGTCCGAGACGAAATAATAGATTTAAAAGCGCAAGTGCGTTCCAGCTTAGAAGAAATGAGAAAAGTCATCTTTAACTTAAGACCGATGGCCCTTGATGATCTGGGGCTTATTCCAACTCTGCGGAAGTATGTGCAGGATTATGAGGATAAAACTCGAATCCGATCCATTTTTGAAACCAGAGGCAAGGAATACCGGCTTAGTTCCGCCATGGAAGCTGCTATCTATCGCCTGGTTCAGGAGGCGCTAACAAATGCCTCTAAGCATGCCGAGCCTACGTATGTAACAGTCATCATTACATTCCAGGCCCAGATTGTGAAGCTAACCGTTGAAGATAACGGAAAGGGCTTTAATCTGGAAAAAGTAGAAGAGCGCACCAAAGACCATAATAATTTTGGTCTGATTGGTATGCGTGAACGCGTCGAATTGCTTGACGGCAGAATGGAGATCGAATCTGCTGAAAATCAGGGGACAAAAATTGTGATTCATATTCCAACGAATGTGGAAAAGTGAAAGGAGTAACAGGATGGAAAACCATGATTACGGCTCTAAAAAGATTAAAATACTGCTGGCCGATGATCATCAACTGTTCCGCGAAGGTCTAAAGCGCATCCTTAATATGGAGGATGATCTAGAGGTCATTGGCGAATGTGGAGATGGGATTCAAGTATTGGAGTTCTGTAACCACACTCCACCAGAAGTTGTCTTGATGGACATCAATATGCCAATCGAGAACGGTGTAGAAGCAACTGAGAAATTGCGTGAGCTTTTCCCAGATATTAAGGTTATCATTCTGTCGATCCATGACGATGAGAGCTATGTGTTTGAAACGCTGCGTAAAGGTGCCTCTGGTTACCTGCTGAAGGATATGGAAGCTGAGTCTCTGGTGAATGCCATTCGCTCGGTGGTAGAAGGTCATGCCTATATCCATCCTAAAGTAACAGGTAAGCTGATTCAGCAATTGCGCCGCATGACATATGTGAATGAAACGGGTACATTGGCAGACAACAACAACAATGGCGATACTGGCGTGAAATTTGTAGCTGGTGACGATAATCCATTGACCCGCCGCGAAGCTGAAGTATTGCGTTTGATGGCGGAAGGTAAGAGCAACAAAATGATCGGGGAATACCTGTTTATCAGTGAAAAAACAGTCAAAAACCATGTCAGCAGTATTTTGCAGAAGATGGAAGTGGACGATCGTACACAGGCTGTTATTAACTCCATCAAGCATGGTTGGGTAACACTGTAATCTCAAACTACGCAACTCCGGTATTGCTTGCCGTCTGTAATGCGTTCATACTGTAAGCA
The sequence above is drawn from the Paenibacillus sp. JQZ6Y-1 genome and encodes:
- a CDS encoding sensor histidine kinase yields the protein MEFHADAIDHVIKNATNVMENSKYQIFEILDTSRRELLSLNTELELVLRETAETIEKVDQLEVGYRSSRIRLTEVSRDFVRYNEEDIKQAYEKATQLQLDLMIYREKEMYLKARRDDLQKRVKNVENSIERAETIGSQMGVVLEYLSGELNQVTRIIESAKNRQLIGLKIILAQEDERKRISREIHDGPAQLLANLVLRTEIVERMIAKQDYSMVRDEIIDLKAQVRSSLEEMRKVIFNLRPMALDDLGLIPTLRKYVQDYEDKTRIRSIFETRGKEYRLSSAMEAAIYRLVQEALTNASKHAEPTYVTVIITFQAQIVKLTVEDNGKGFNLEKVEERTKDHNNFGLIGMRERVELLDGRMEIESAENQGTKIVIHIPTNVEK
- a CDS encoding response regulator transcription factor, with the translated sequence MENHDYGSKKIKILLADDHQLFREGLKRILNMEDDLEVIGECGDGIQVLEFCNHTPPEVVLMDINMPIENGVEATEKLRELFPDIKVIILSIHDDESYVFETLRKGASGYLLKDMEAESLVNAIRSVVEGHAYIHPKVTGKLIQQLRRMTYVNETGTLADNNNNGDTGVKFVAGDDNPLTRREAEVLRLMAEGKSNKMIGEYLFISEKTVKNHVSSILQKMEVDDRTQAVINSIKHGWVTL